AAGAGTGATTACGAACAGCTTGTGCTTTCATGGGTCGCTCCTATTAACGGGTACATGTTGTGGCTTCTGTATCCAGTATCTGGGGAGTGACTCAGGTGACGAAGAAAACGAGGGTATAAAAAGCCATTTATTTTCAGAAAGATAATCTCGGTTTCGTTTCGTGTTATGCTTGCTTTTCCGGGCACAAAAAAAGCCGTCAGGCGAACCGGACGGCTTTTAGAAAACAGGCTTTATACCGACATATCAGCGGGTCATGTTTGCAGCTTAACCCCCTTAATCGCCAGTGCATTGCCACCAGCAGTACGAGGACTAACGCTTAAATATCGTAGCGGCCTTCTTTGATTTGCTGGAGCTGTTCAGCCAGCGCCTTCGCCAGTGGTTCGGCCTCTTCTTCGTCATCCAGATTGTCGACGAGCGTCAGATTTGACTCACCCGGACGGCGGGCATAAACCCCATACGCTCGTTGCCCGGTGATATCGGTGACGGCAGTCTGAGAGTGATCGCAGATGATATTGCCGTGTCGGTCTACCGGCCCGAAACTGATGGCCTCATAATCCGCATCGTGACCCAGTGGTAGATCACGCATAACAAACAGGCGCAATGGGGCAACGTCATACTCTGCCCCACATTTTGCGGCCACATCCAGCTCGTTAATTTCGCGGAGAAAATCCTTCGCGACTACGGAATCAGAATGCATCCGGTAAATGGTCGACGCGGCCCAGATTGCACCGGCATAAAATTGTGAATCTTCTTTTGTCATTTAGCACCTGCTCTTAATTGTCATGGGTATGCCGGTCGAACGGTATCGCCGCGCTGACCGTCAGTATACGGTTATTTCCTTTGCGCAGCTGTCGCACTGGTATTCGTTGATACCGCCTGTTGCAACCCAGTTTTGTGCTCCGCATCGGCAACTAAGCAGATGGCGCATACCAGGAGCAAGCGCCCGCTCTGAAAACGACTCAACCGGGACTTCGCCCGGGTAGTAGTAACCTTTTATCAGCTTGTTGCATGAACGCCCGTCAGTGTCGGTGTAATGCAGATACACCTTCCGGGTATAAATCATACCGGAGTCAGTGCCGAACTGCGTTTTCAGAAGCATACATATCCTCCAGACGCTGAACACATTGTTGTGCGGCCTTATCAAGTAGTTCAGCCGTGGGTTCATCATAGATGCCACGTACCATCAGGCCAAATATTTCCGGGTCTACAGACAGATCGTACATGCATACGCGAACGCCAATCGCTGTACGTAGCGCGTAGACATGGCGGTTAGGCTTTCCGCCGATTCCGGTGACCGACGCGACATTCTCAAAATTACCCGGGTTAACCAGGTTAATCACGGGGCACGATATACACTCAGGGATCCGCTTCAGACCCACCGCATCCAGATACAGGCTGCGGCCCACCTTCAGGTTTTTTGGCAACGCCTGTAACGGCATGGCTTCGAGGGCCAGATTTTCTTCAAGATGCAGGTTATCCGGCAAAGTGGTAATGCGGGTGTTGGATAGCATCATACTGCCAGCGACTTTCAGCGTTTCCGGCAGGTAGGCGATATCAGTACACATGATGTCCAGAACTCGGCCCACCGTAAGATTTTCCGGCAGATACTTTAGGCGTGATGAATTCGCCATGAGCGTACCGGTAATGGTCAGGTTGTCAGGGAGAGATTCCAGCTCAGAGTAGCTGATAAACAGATTGCGGGCCACCAGCCCGGCAGGGATGCTATGAATGCCCGCCAGAATGGTCAGGGTGTTCGTCACGGTCAGATTCGCGGGAATATAGTCACAGGGAATTGCCGTATCTTCTGGCTCAAGCGTAAACCCGACACGAAGATCGCCTTCAACGATGATTCGTCCGTCCTGAAGGGTAAAGGCCACACCATTCGCTGCCAGTTTATCAATGAAGTCTGTCATATCGGTTTCCTTTTAATGGCCCGACGAACCGGGCCAGAGGTTCAGAGTTTGCTGACAAAGTTCTGTTGCGTGAACAGGTACATATCGCCCTGCTCATTGAACATGCACAGATTTTCGAGGATTCGCTTTTCAATCCAGCTGACCGGCTTTTCACGCATATCCTTCGCGAGTGAAAAGGTGTTTTGCAGCCGGGCAATGCGGTGATGGTCATTGATTGCCCGGTGAATTGCGGCCTTTGACGCTGCTGCCTGCTTCTTCACGTTGTTGCGGGCACACCATAATTCGCCACCAGCGGCTGATGCTCGCGCTGCTTGCTGTCGTGAGGCGTCCAGTTGGTCATAACTATAAAGGTTAGGCATGATGTCCCCTGTCATGGTTTTGTCGTTATAAACCTATTATCCGGCAGGCGGAGCAGGTGACGAAGGGCGCTGAGGTTGTCCTGATGGTGAAAAGATTGCCGTTAGTGTTCCATATGGTATAATTAAATTACCAAATGGGAGGTCTAATTATGACGATGAAAGTTTTTTCTCCAGACGTGACCAAATCGAACCAGCACTGCTTATGGCAGGTTGTTGGTCTGGACAATGACGGTATCGGGCTGATGGACAAAATCAATCACGGTCTCGATGGCACAGTAGCTAAGCACATTTCGGAATGGGCTAACATCACGCCGTCTGAACTGCGCAAAATGTCGGGCATACCGAATACGACGTTTAATCGTAGCATCAAAGACCGTTTCACTGCCGATCAGAGCGAACGTCTGGTGCGCATTATCCGCGTCATTGAACGTGCTGTAGAGCTGTTTGAAGGTGACAAAGAAGCAGCGCACAAATGGATGAACGAAGCGAACCGTGGTCTGAGCTGGAAATCACCGGCAGAGGTTGTTTCTTCTGAGACTGGTGCGCTCGAAGTTATGCGCCTGATTACGCGTATTGAGCACGGGGTATATTCGTGATCCTTTACCGTTTGACCAAGACTCGTTATCTGATGACTGCGTGGTCTGGTCTGGGTGCAAAAGAAGCGGGGGGCCGCTGGAACAGCGTTGGCACAGCAATGGTCTACCTGTCCGAAGCGGCCTCCCTTACCATGCTTGAAACGCTGGTACACATTAACGCACCGCAGCTACTGGACGACTTTACCCTGCTGAGTCTCGATGTACCGGATGAACAGATCCAGACATTCGACATGAACCTGCTTCCTGATAACTGGGCAAGTCAGGATGCTCCTGCCGAGCTGGCGCACTACGGTGATAGCTGGGTTGAAAGCGGTTCTTCAATCGCGCTACGTATCCCCAGTGCGCTGTCTCCGGTTGAATTCAACTACCTGCTGAATCCCGCTCACCCTGAACTCTTTGAACTGATGGCTACCGTCAGGAAAATTCCGTTCCGGTTTGATTCGCGCCTGAAATAACACCATGCAATTCCCCCACAGTAACGAACTGAGGTGTGTCTGATGGTAAAGAAAGCGAAAGCCTATAAAGCTGTTATCTCTGCAATTGCCTTGTTTGTCTTTGTATACTGGGGACTTGATCCCGATACAATTTGTAAAACGGTCGGTGATACCTCTCAAGCCTGCGGTTATTCAGGCAAGAATGACGCGGTGAGTATGGTTGGTTTCATCTTTGCAGTGATGCTGACGGTGATGGCGGGCGCGATGCTTTTGGCGTGGGTCAGGAAAGATTAATCGGTACTCTGGTAATTCCCTTCGTTACATGGGGTGACGCTCTTCACTGAGCGCCACCAACCAGACATTACAAACGGGTAGATGATTCAATCGCGGCTGGAAGGCTGCTGTTCAGCGCGTCGAACCCGCCAAATGCCCGGCCCTCTTTATTCAGCACCAGATGCATCGGCGTTTCATGGATATTACGGGCGATGTAATCGTTGATGAATGCCCGCGCCTGATCGGCATTTTTAACCTCCGCCGTTTCCGGCATGGTGTTGTGGAAACGATTAAAGACGACAGAGACATAATTCCCTTCAATTCTTACCTGGCGAGTCGATACAGTGAGTTTCATGGTCATTTTCCTGTAGTGAATGTGGTGAGTCGCAGTGGCCAGAGTTTCAGACAAGGCGATGGACGACTGGCTGAGCGGCATTAAAAATCACGTTTTCAATCAGCAGAGGGGCTGCGCCGGTTTTCGGCAGAACCGTCAGGGTATAAATAAACCCGACACGCTGGGTCAGTGTGACCTGCATATCATCGGTTTCCCAATGGGTCACGCCGGGAGCTTCTGTACGGGAACAGAACAACATACCAAGGCCAGTGATGCGGTTAATGACGTAATCGTCGGCATCCTGTTTGCGGGTATCGCTCATCGCGTCCCATGACTCAGTGAGGCTCACTGCCAGATCGACCAGTTGGCTCACGCTGAAATCACCTTTCACGCAACGGCAGGCCACTTCAGCGCCCAGCCATTCAGCAATATCGTAGTACCAGATGCCCACCTCTTCAGAGGCCTGATAAGCAGGCTCACAGGCTAAACAGATACGTCCTGCGACGTCCAGCATCCATTCGGCGCAATCAATTTCGCCACCAGCCAGCGTTTCACAGATCATGGTCTGGATGCTGTCACACTCGAAAGTAAGGGCGATAGGATTTGCCTCTGATAATGCAGTCAGGCGAGCGACTTCCTGCTGGAAGCCCTGAAACATGAACATGGCGCAGATAGCTGGATTTAACATGGTAGACCCCTGTAGTTATGTGTGTTGTTCGTTTTGTTTACATAACCAGTTAACCATGCTCCCCGCAGGTGACGAAGGCTTTCGGGGCAGAAAGTGCAAAAAAATAACCGACCATTAAGGCCGGTTATTATCTGGAGGATATGGGGCGGAAAACCGCGTTATGCCTTCACTTTCGCCATAAACAGCTGCATGGTTTCTTCAGCAAGCGGAGTGCCCACCTGCTCAAGAACATACTCTGCGACATGCGGGGTGAGAATGAAGTCGATAAACTCCGGCAGGGTCAGATTGTTCAGGCTTGGTAGCTGTCTGGACAGCGCATTCTGATAATTTTCCACTTCTCCCAGTTTGCGCTCGGGCCAGTCCACCAGTTCAGGGTGCTTTTCCTTCAGTGCGAGACCGCGCTCCGGGAAACTGTTACTGATGGGGTGTCTGGCGAGGGCGGGGATCAGGAGATTCGCCAGAAAATCTACTTTCTCGTAATCAAGACAGACAGAATTCATATAGGGTTTACCTCTTGCCACTGGCTATGATGTTCGCTTGCTATCTGGAAAACTCTACCAAAGCAGCTGGCGATATCTCATTGAAAAAGCCAGCAGAATGCGGTCATTTCCAGCAGGCATTACCCCATCTGATAACTGTCATAAGATGCCCCGCAGGCTTCCACCAGCGCATCGAGATCACCGGCAAAGTCTCTGGCCCGCTTCATCAACGCACGGTGTAATTCCGCTGGTGGAATGTCATCGCTACTCTTCGCCGGGTACTCAACACTGAACGCGATGGTAAACGCATGGCTATACCACGGCCCGGCATTCTGGTTTTCAAAGCGGGCCATCAGCTGGCTTTCGGTTGTATCGGTAGCAAATGTATCGAGGTGGACGACATCGACCGGCACGTTGAGCGCTCCGGCAGTGGTTGATGCCAGTTGCCGGGCTTCATCCCCTCGCTCAGGCGGTACGCAGAGGAGGCATTTCCCGTTCAGTACCACCAGCGTCTGACCGTAGGTTGTACTGACGATGCTCACGGTGTTAGCCGGTGGCAGGTGCGTGGTTGCAGTGTGCTGCATGGTGTTCTCCATTAGGTCACTTACATAGCAACCAGCTTACCCGGCACAATTCAGCTGACGAAATAAGGAAGGGCAGATGTGTATCGTTCGCAAAATACAGATATTTTTCATCATCAGCACCGGTAGTTACGGGGCAAATTGCAGGTATCCGGTACAATGGCGATATTAAGGGCATGACATGCAGAACCGTGTGGCCCGGCAGACGGATACCGAATATCAGCAGAAGGAACCAGGACAATGCAGGAAATCGACTTTGACCATATCCAGATAAACCTGAACCCACGAGCGTGTGATGTCACGCCTATCCCGGAAGACCTGAAAAGGGAGCTGGCGTATCTGGGCGCTATCGCCGAGAGAAAGAAATTCGCGGCAAGCCTGATCGTTAATCTCTACAACCCGGATGTTTGCGGGGCAGACATGTATAAACTTACGGCCTATTGCCGTAACGAGTCATGCGATACCCTTCGCGATGGCATGATGACCCTGATACAGCTTTGTGCGTACATGGAATCACATGAGATCTATGGCGAGGCGTTTGTCAAAAAACTGATCAAACAGTGGGAATTTCGTCAGTAGCCTGCGCCTTTGATTACGGTGATTTAGCAGGTCGCCGGTAATGAAGTTGAATGTGCCCGCCATATTATGGCGGGCTTTTTTACACGCAATTTGTACCTTTTAAAATGCGTTTAGTGCTCTTATTTCGTGACATTATGCACCTATGGTCAAATGGCTGTTATCACTCCGTCCTGGAATGGTAAATCAGACAGCCAATGCCCCATATCAATTGCTGGAGGTGCAATTTGGAATTCATTACGCCCTATACCATTAGTGCTGCGATTGCTGTTTATTTTTTTCTTATTTTGTCGCTGTATGGCTTTAACATCGCCCAATATCTGCTGCTCTTTAGCGCAGTGTGGTTCGGTATGTGCGTTATAGTGGAAACAGTAGCAAGAAAGCTTCAACTTAGTGGGCTAGAGAACGTTATGTGGTTTGCCCCCGGTTTGTGCGGTTGTGTGCTTACGGGGGGCGTTATTTACCGTGCGGTGCAAGTGTACAAATATTTAAAAAACGAAACCCGAAAGCAACTGTCGTCTCTTAACCTCCTAAATTAACGGTCATAAACTTCATTACTGATTGCCGAAGGTATCAATATGGATCCATCCACCCTGAATTTAGCCAGCGCGTCAACGGTCATTTATCTGGTTCTTACCTTGCTGTTGTATGGCGTACATCTCGGTAAGCATATGGTAATCGTATCTTTTTTGTGTTTACTTATTATCGTTTTAGCAGGTTCGGCGGCAAAAGCACTAAATTTTGATGTATTAAGGATCCTTTCGTGGTTTCTCCTCGTCTTTTGCGGTTGTGTTCTTGCTGGTGGCGTTATTTACCGTGCGGTGCAGGTGTACGAATACTTTAAAGCACGGAAAAACAGCAAAACGAAATCAACGGTTGTCTCTTAATCCCTCGCAATAAAACACCTTTCTGACAGGGCGCTAAGTGCGCCCTTTTAATTTTAAATACCCGGTAAGGTCTTACCCGGCATTTCCTTCTCACTTTCAACTGCCAAACCATAACGGCAGAAGAAAATTGACCAGTCGAAGCAATTCGACCAGGAGTTCAACGTACAGGTAATGAAAGTCTTTCATTTTTATCTCGCTGCATGTGGTAGATACGCCAAATCGTTGCATCACGACTTTTGCAGGTGTGAGATTTAATTTCTTCGGGCGGGTTGTCAGGTATCACGACGTTAAGGCAGGCAAGCGCAGGAGTCACAGTTTCGGGAATTTTTTTGCTGGTGGAGTGCCCACCAGCTGCGGGCGTGGTTACTTGATGGTTTTCAGGAGGGTGAACTTTGTATCGCATCGGCTGCATCGCGCTTTCAGAGACCCGGAACGCACCTGTTTTAGTTTCCCGGCGCACTGCGTACAGGCTACGTCCTTCACACGTTGCGCCATGCGCTCATCCACAGCGAGTGTTTTGGCCGGGTTATGCTTACGCTTGGGAGCCTTCAAAAGCCCCAGCGCCCGCAACGTGGCCTTGTACTCCCGGGCTATCCACTGACCGTCGCGCTCATAGTGCAGGCCATCCCCCATCATATCGCCAAGCTTAATCAGCTGCTGATGCAGCGCATTTTCTTCTTCAGGACTCATATACCTTGCTCCCTTTGAACTATTCAGGCCGAAACCGGGCCGGTTGATACCCCATCTGAGGCCACCAGCGCCGTTACAGGCGATTTAGCGAAGCTGACGCTCTGCTGAGTAGAGTCGAACGAGAATCGCATCCAGCGCTCCACAGAGCGCGATCCTGAAGCTTTCGCTATGACCATCCCGCTCGCGCATCTCCAGAAGGGCATCCAGCTCGTTATCGTCAATCGGCAGTGGCCCGGAGCAGAAGGTTTTCACCATGTCAGAGGTGTCAGGGTTTATGCCTGCATGGCGCAGGATATCGGGAATTTCAGACCGGTAGATCACCGGTCGGCCTGATGGAGGTGTCCACGTTATCGGGTCTATCTTCAGTCGCGGTAAGCCAGCACCGGCGAGGGCTTTA
This portion of the Citrobacter amalonaticus Y19 genome encodes:
- a CDS encoding RES family NAD+ phosphorylase, with the translated sequence MILYRLTKTRYLMTAWSGLGAKEAGGRWNSVGTAMVYLSEAASLTMLETLVHINAPQLLDDFTLLSLDVPDEQIQTFDMNLLPDNWASQDAPAELAHYGDSWVESGSSIALRIPSALSPVEFNYLLNPAHPELFELMATVRKIPFRFDSRLK
- a CDS encoding antitoxin Xre/MbcA/ParS toxin-binding domain-containing protein translates to MKVFSPDVTKSNQHCLWQVVGLDNDGIGLMDKINHGLDGTVAKHISEWANITPSELRKMSGIPNTTFNRSIKDRFTADQSERLVRIIRVIERAVELFEGDKEAAHKWMNEANRGLSWKSPAEVVSSETGALEVMRLITRIEHGVYS